The genomic window TTATTGGCGAACTTAACCAAGCATGCTCATTAAGTAATGCTCAATTAAAACAGGCTATTCAACGAGGTGCGTTATGGTTAACCCGTGGTAAAAGCACACAGCGTTTGCGACGCATCAAAAAGCCATTACAAGTAACCGATACCCTACACTTTTATTATGACGAACAAGTATTAAGCCAACAGCCTAATGAAGCGTTATTAATTAATGACGATGTTGATTATAGCGTGTGGTATAAGCCTTACGGTATGTTATCTCAAGGTTCAAAGTGGAGTGATCACTGCACGATTGCCCGTTGGGCTCAAACACATTTAACCCCTGAGCGCCCCGCATTTATTGTTCACCGTTTAGATAGAGCAGCCACCGGATTAATTCTAATTGCCCATAGTAAAAAAGCAGCGCGCGCATTAAGTGCGATGTTTGAAAAGCATGATTTAGAGAAAATTTATCATATTATTATTCACGGCGATCACCGTTTACGACCACAACCTGACACATTAACCTGTGATGTCGATGGTAAAAGCGCCAGCAGCCATTTTAGTCATATTGCTTATAATGAAAAAAATAACACCTCGTTGGTACAAGTTATAATTGATACGGGTAGAAAACACCAAATAAGAAGTCATGCTGCAAGTATTAATATGCCGGTGGTTGGCGATAGATTACACGGGGAAGTTGGCGACGCCAGCATTGAAGAAAGTATTAACTTACAGCTGTGCGCGGTGGCACTTAATTTTATTTGCCCGCTAACCGCAGAGCAGCGGTCGTTTAAAGTGCCTGAACATTTAATGCCCTCATTAAATGTTCTTGGCTAAGTCTTTTTTATGAACAGTAATTAAAATCACTATCATTAAGCAGAGCTAATTTATCACCAACAATTTCAGCCGCTTCAAGTTTGGCTAACAGGTCAAAACCGATTTGACGTTGCTCTAGTGTCAACGCTAAGTAAGGTAATCTAAAGTTAGCTTGAACGGCACCTGTCATCATTAACGTGGTATTTATGGCAATAGGGTTAGGCTCACAAAACAACCATTTCATCAGACTTTGTAAACGTTCATTTAGTTCGTTATCTTCACTGTCCATTAATGTTCTCATTAGGCCAGGCACCAGATTCGAGGTTACAGAAATAACACCGTGAGAGCCAAATTG from Colwellia sp. PAMC 20917 includes these protein-coding regions:
- a CDS encoding RluA family pseudouridine synthase; amino-acid sequence: MNIALHKFELHIDVNTENSSIIGELNQACSLSNAQLKQAIQRGALWLTRGKSTQRLRRIKKPLQVTDTLHFYYDEQVLSQQPNEALLINDDVDYSVWYKPYGMLSQGSKWSDHCTIARWAQTHLTPERPAFIVHRLDRAATGLILIAHSKKAARALSAMFEKHDLEKIYHIIIHGDHRLRPQPDTLTCDVDGKSASSHFSHIAYNEKNNTSLVQVIIDTGRKHQIRSHAASINMPVVGDRLHGEVGDASIEESINLQLCAVALNFICPLTAEQRSFKVPEHLMPSLNVLG